One genomic region from Papaver somniferum cultivar HN1 unplaced genomic scaffold, ASM357369v1 unplaced-scaffold_24, whole genome shotgun sequence encodes:
- the LOC113340819 gene encoding 60S ribosomal protein L30-like, whose amino-acid sequence MVMAKKMKKTHESINNRIALVMKSGKYTLGYKTVLRTLRSSKSKLIIISNNCPPLRKSEIEYYAMLAKVGVHHFNGNNVDLGTACGRYYRVSCLSIIDPGDSDIIKTLPGDQ is encoded by the exons ATGGTGATGGCAAAGAAAATG AAGAAGACTCATGAGAGTATTAACAACAGAATTGCTCTTGTGATGAAGAGTGGGAAGTACACCCTTGGTTACAAAACTGTCCTTAGGACTCTCAGAAGCTCCAAAT CAAAGCTCATTATTATCTCAAACAATTGTCCACCTTTGAGGAAATCTGAGATTGAGTACTATGCTATGCTTGCCAAGGTTGGAGTTCACCATTTCAATGGAA ACAATGTCGACTTGGGAACAGCTTGTGGGCGATACTACCGCGTTTCATGCCTCAGCATCATTGATCCAG GTGATTCTGATATCATCAAAACCCTTCCTGGTGACCAGTAA